From Lycorma delicatula isolate Av1 chromosome 13, ASM4794821v1, whole genome shotgun sequence, a single genomic window includes:
- the LOC142333544 gene encoding uncharacterized protein LOC142333544 isoform X1, with translation MDIITRKGNSDISIEKKLDNVMSKCERCERYINSYTDGDVCLKHICNDNLLKNEENAKDDHNENEDKCCSLWLDILENYFLNGNNYNNNNLDLKISNCYNCDKLFLKEDTILLHYNNSEFVFSCIDCKTLVCEEKDDDDVDKSSAEVEMEVSGSKPHSVSDSCNIYGTADDDGRRDINSQLSNRLEPSCITVDDTENDNEITETQIGDLVSEVSDYDDGEDDNINSQVSSCRESSCITTGDYESVNEITETKICDLKSEISTTEVLLPEPNFEQIVNCSETQERSSTTTSSDTIVQDNEPLQLHSTELQGQVPNLEKEISNLELQISSPISLVCCSMLEVDNVEPLTSNSALLITQKSSLGQSSTVMEIDDGSINLMDTPDSGIQKTNEEVDVHNLEPQTCRSELQLFNSEKPLSNVMAQVQNSLSKKLPTEPSCLNILSNGLQMLSSEKQENHKQTSILECQMSRSEPQLSSSKPQISNLPTTCSEGPEICKAHISNLELLASTSLGFHILDIQSSSSQFQKPPTETPSSETQMNNLELQTPILDTRTPNITIQSITTEFGGNGQLQISKSKLPFNIDQSCITTEFNKEVQMSNSNELCLCSKTSLSKSKKCNSKLSYNTLEDNENIRLQMPRMDVSKPDTEIKKSCLHTKNNSTPNSQKCNLELSYIIDNDNENVSRLKISKPDMEKFNSKVISSITQECNIESEKLNLELSNEAEGDFELMLSSEMQKSNSEPCKFDLDQSCITVQDNRLQNPCKNLASSLEPFCTIENEEELSMTSSKIWNNSKKLISELELYGIITNADISALQKCSLVVDKVDPCTKKSTLISKKLCLESEKSCSVSQKSISSLVLEQPVTETEKSTLAVSNSNVKDGQKSGLQMTSSDVQKPGLGIQKNSKKSNLGLRKACKKLKKHSSESQKSHLELSNINVKDKDNCQLQTPSLNLQELNSSLKKANYEPRKNGIEQSSSSIIKEKSEGLEIQKTNLEFSNMITENENRMQINTLEKQKSSLKSSVSVEHDEKSQTHISDMQKNMKKPDFESHKASLELSNISSKKENNSDLVISSSKNYKLLKDQSKRSEKRDCESQKQGLEPSSIIDDEIQMPSLNEEITIINKNNYKLLFDNSEIQKSSEIAKRNVSRLQKSNLEPCVIENVDNVALEISDLKEPCNNLVKSSNESKKPGCDIPCISIDDDDDDDVVIVNQIQVSSSNVQPYFITITDSDEENDCTVINKDNNSLGKNSDKINSGISRNTLPDQSCITIKDNRLHDSGKNLMSSLEPSFTIEDEEELPMTSSKIWNNSKKPISESQKYSLELSGIIKNADNSAVQTCSLDVDKVGPCTEKSTLMSEKPCSMSQKSISEAQNSALEEHCVTKDDDEGLEMHEPFIEPKKLSFVLHKSNLEPSNLGNKGGLQTLTTNSEKYITDTKKPSSSSKKQSLELSCVNEKGLQISSLVLDKPVIETEKSTLAVSNTSVKDGEKSGLQMVSSDVQKPELEVQKNSKKSNFGLRKACKKLKKSHLELSNINVKDKDNCQLQTPSLDLQELNSSLKKASYEPQKNDIEQALEPSSIISDDIQLPSFDEENTITDKNNYELLFGNSEIHKASENTNRTVSKLQKSNLEPCVTQNEANVALEISDIKEPSNNLVKSSNEPKKPSCDIPCISIDDDDVVIVNQLEVSSLDVQSSFVTIIDSDEENDSTVINKDNNSSGKNNDKINTMPITPSASTSDLNVNVKKSSQELNKSEQLNVINNINKDVTKELRIQLKKINVNNLVKTIVSEINPKKLRKEILLSSKNENEVNSLKSNENSNNNNMKLYQKIFSNNVNPVKQIDSNRKLNELQNPKPSCSSDKNKNVDFSHSKNNNDTSNIKKNKKSVNDINLTGNNDYSKVKKQKLDSSSSSSSCRSSSDTDSDWDSSTESSSDTDSNIRRTYKMKNDVRHKECERDLKQKEDKKEYKCMYCKKMFYNRNGFNQHITECKSRYTYRCKFCTKKFLSRKQLRDHYCPKRSSTNHFIYKFKNPSSRMMYTYNTFSQKYICNCCNQTFKIRRELDLHISKHNKSIKYTCDICKKLYDSLIEYNEHKLSHNSEKREKKKYNCKICKMKFSHRRYLILHTSLEHESEKTYKCDNCKKMFLCQRKLAKHTVKNHPTSHNESNDEKISVDKEESHVCMFCKRSFSEKRDLNIHIGFHADEKKYNCEHCDCSFFDGNYLLWHINSAHAVMYTCDICKKIFWDKNHFNFHVEQYHESILKS, from the exons ATG gACATTATTACACGCAAAGGTAACAGTGATATATCTATTGAGAAGAAACTTGATAATGTTATGTCAAAATGTGAAAGATGTGAGagatatataaatagttataCTGATGGTGATGTATGTCTTAAACACAtatgtaatgataatttattaaaaaacgaagaAAATGCAAAAGATGATCATAATGAGAATGAAGATAAGTGTTGCAGTTTATGGTtagatatattagaaaattattttcttaatggaaataattacaataataataatttagatttaaaaatatcaaattgttataattgtgataaattatttttaaaagaagacacgattttgttacattataataACAGTGAATTTGTGTTTAGTTGTATTGATTGCAAGACATTAGTTTGCGAGGAAAAGGATGATGATGACGTTGATAAAAGTAGTGCAGAAGTTGAAATGGAAGTTTCAGGATCTAAACCACACTCTGTTAGTGATAGTTGTAATATTTATGGCACTGCTGATGATGATGGTAGACGTGATATTAATTCACAGTTATCCAATCGCTTAGAGCCAAGTTGTATTACTGTTGATGATACTgagaatgataatgaaataacagAGACACAGATCGGTGATTTGGTATCAGAAGTATCTGATTATGATGATGGTGAAGATGATAATATTAATTCGCAAGTATCCAGTTGCAGAGAGTCTAGTTGTATTACTACTGGTGATTATGAGAGTGTTAATGAAATAACAGAGACAAAGATCTGTGATTTGAAATCAGAAATATCTACTACAGAGGTACTGTTACCTGAGCCTAActttgaacagattgtaaattgTTCAGAAACTCAGGAACGTAGTTCAACTACTACTTCTAGTGATACTATTGTTCAAGATAATGAACCATTACAATTGCATAGTACAGAGCTGCAGGGACAGGTACCTAATTTAGAGAAAGAAATATCTAATTTGGAACTACAGATATCTAGTCCAATATCACTGGTATGTTGCTCAATGTTAGAAGTAGATAATGTAGAGCCATTAACATCCAATTCAGCGCTCCTTATAACACAAAAGTCTAGCTTGGGACAATCCTCTACTGTAATGGAAATTGATGATGGAAGCATTAATCTAATGGATACGCCTGATTCAGGGATACAGAAAACTAATGAGGAAGTAGATGTGCACAACTTAGAACCACAAACATGTAGGTCAGAATTGCAGctatttaattcagaaaaaccGTTATCTAATGTTATGGCACAagttcaaaattcattatcaaagaAGTTACCTACAGAACCatcttgtttaaatattctaagtaATGGTTTGCAAATGCTTAGTTCAGAGAAGCAGGAAAATCACAAACAGACATCTATCTTAGAATGTCAGATGTCCAGGTCAGAACCACAACTATCTAGTTCAAAGCCACAAATATCAAACTTGCCAACCACTTGTTCAGAAGGACCTGAAATATGTAAAGCACACATATCTAATTTAGAGCTGTTGGCATCAACTTCCTTAGGTTTCCATATATTAGATATACAGTCATCTAGTTCTCAGTTTCAGAAACCTCCAACAGAAACACCTTCCTCAGAGACTCAGATGAATAATCTGGAGCTACAGACACCCATCTTAGACACACGAACACCAAACATAACTATACAGAGTATTACTACTGAATTTGGAGGTAATGGTCAGTTACAGATATCTAAGTCAAAATTGCCATTTAATATTGATCAGTCATGTATTACGACTGAATTTAATAAAGAGGTGCAGATGTCTAATTCTAATGAACTTTGTTTGTGCTCTAAAACATCTTTGTCAAagtcaaaaaaatgtaattccaaGCTATCTTATAATACTTTGgaagataatgaaaatattagattACAAATGCCTAGAATGGACGTATCAAAACCTGATactgaaataaagaaatcttgtttacacacaaaaaataattctactccAAATTCTCAGAAATGTAATTTAGAACTAAGTTATATTAtagataatgataatgaaaatgttaGTAGATTGAAAATATCTAAACCGGACATGGAAAAATTTAACTCAAAAGTAATCAGCTCAATAACACAGGAATGTAATATAGAAtcagagaaattaaatttagaactaTCAAACGAAGCTGAAGGTGATTTTGAATTAATGCTTAGCTCAGAAATGCAGAAGTCTAACTCTGAACCATGTAAATTTGATTTAGATCAATCTTGCATTACTGTACAAGATAATAGGTTGCAAAACCCTTGTAAAAATTTGGCATCCAGTTTAGAACCATTTTGCACTATTGAGAATGAAGAAGAACTGTCAATGACTAGCTCAAAAATCTGGAATAACTCAAAGAAACTTATTTCTGAGTTAGAATTATATGGTATTATAACAAATGCAGATATTAGTGCATTGCAAAAGTGTAGCCTAGTTGTAGACAAAGTAGACCCATGCACAAAGAAAAGTACCTTGATATCAAAGAAACTTTGTTTAGAGTCAGAAAAATCTTGCTCAGTGTCACAGAAGTCAATCTCTAGTTTGGTGTTAGAGCAACCTGTTACTGAAACAGAAAAATCTACTTTAGCAGTCTCAAATAGTAATGTAAAAGATGGACAGAAGAGTGGGTTACAAATGACCAGCTCAGATGTGCAAAAACCTGGATTGGGGATACAGAAAAACTCAAAGAAATCGAATTTAGGGTTGCGTAAagcatgtaaaaaattgaagaaacataGCTCTGAGTCACAGAAATCTCATCTAGAATTGTCAAACATTAATGTTAAAGACAAAGATAATTGTCAGTTGCAGACTCCTAGTTTGAATTTGCAGGAACTTAATTCTAGTTTAAAGAAAGCTAACTATGAGCCTCGGAAAAACGGCATAGAACAATCATCATCCTctattattaaggaaaaaagtgAAGGGTTGGAAATACAGAAaactaatttagaattttcaaatatgattacagaaaatgaaaatagaatgCAAATAAATACTTTAGAGAAGCAGAAATCTAGTTTAAAATCATCTGTTTCGGTTGAACATGATGAAAAATCACAAACGCATATCTCAGACATGCAAAAAAACATGAAGAAACCAGACTTTGAGTCACATAAAGCTAGTTTAGAGCTGTCCAATAtatcatcaaaaaaagaaaataatagtgatTTGGTAATATctagttcaaaaaattataaacttttaaaagatcAAAGTAAAAGATCAGAAAAACGTGACTGTGAATCACAGAAACAAGGTTTAGAACCATCATCCATTATAGATGATGAGATACAGATGCCTAGCTTGAATGAGgaaatcacaataataaataaaaataattataaattgttatttgatAACTCAGAGATTCAGAAATCTAGTGAAATTGCAAAGAGAAATGTTTCTAGGTTACAGAAATCTAATCTGGAACCATGTGTTATAGAAAATGTAGATAATGTTGCACTAGAAATATCAGACTTAAAGGAACCTTGCAATAATTTAGTGAAATCTAGTAATGAATCGAAGAAACCTGGGTGTGATATACCGTGTATTtcaattgatgatgatgatgatgatgatgtagttATTGTCAATCAAATACAAGTATCTTCTTCAAATGTACAaccatattttattacaattactgatagtgatgaagaaaatgattGTACTGtgattaataaagataacaattCATTGGgaaaaaatagtgataaaattaaCTCAGGAATATCAAGGAACACATTGCCAGATCAATCTTGCATTACTATAAAAGATAATAGGTTGCACGACTCTGGTAAAAATTTGATGTCTAGTTTAGAACCATCTTTCACTATTGAGGATGAAGAAGAACTGCCGATGACTAGCTCGAAAATCTGGAATAACTCAAAGAAACCTATTTCTGAGTCACAGAAATATAGTTTAGAATTATCTGGTATTATAAAAAATGCAGATAATAGTGCAGTGCAAACGTGTAGCCTAGATGTAGACAAAGTAGGCCCATGCACAGAGAAAAGTACTTTGATGTCAGAAAAACCTTGCTCAATGTCACAGAAGTCAATCTCTGAGGCACAAAACTCTGCTTTAGAAGAACATTGTGTTACTAAAGACGATGATGAAGGGTTGGAGATGCATGAGCCTTTTATAGAACCAAAGAAACTGAGCTTTgtattacataaaagtaatttagaaCCATCAAATCTTGGTAATAAAGGTGGATTACAAACACTTACCACAAATTCAGAGAAATATATTACAGATACAAAGAAACCTAGCTCTTCATCAAAGAAACAAAGTTTAGAACTATCTTGTGTTAATGAAAAAGGGTTGCAGATATCTAGTTTGGTGTTAGATAAACCTGTTATTGAAACAGAAAAATCTACTTTAGCAGTGTCAAATACCAGTGTAAAAGATGGAGAGAAGAGTGGGTTACAAATGGTTAGCTCAGATGTGCAAAAACCTGAATTGGAGGTACAGAAAAACTCAAAGAAATCCAATTTTGGGTTGCGTAAagcatgtaaaaaattgaagaaatctCATCTAGAATTGTCAAAcattaatgtaaaagataaagataattGTCAGTTGCAGACACCTAGTTTGGATTTGCAGGAACTTAATTCAAGTTTAAAGAAAGCTAGCTATGAGCCTCAGAAAAACGACATAGAACAAGCTTTAGAACCATCATCCATTATAAGTGATGATATACAGTTACCTAGCTTTGATGAGGAAAAcacaataacagataaaaataattatgaattgcTATTTGGTAACTCAGAGATTCATAAAGCTAGTGAAAATACAAATAGAACTGTGTCTAAATTACAGAAATCCAATTTGGAACCATGTGTTACACAAAATGAAGCTAATGTTGCATTAGAAATATCTGACATAAAGGAACCTTCCAATAATTTAGTGAAATCTAGTAATGAACCGAAGAAACCTAGCTGTGATATACCTTGTATTtcaattgatgatgatgatgtagttATTGTCAATCAATTAGAAGTATCTTCGTTAGATGTACAATCGTCTTTTGTTACAATTattgatagtgatgaagaaaatgattCTACTGtgattaataaagataacaattcatcgggaaaaaataatgataaaattaacacGATGCCTATTACGCCATctgcgtccacatcagatttaaatgtaaatgttaaaaagtcAAGTCAAGAATTGAATAAGTCAGAACAGTTAAAtgtaatcaataatataaataaagatgtaacTAAAGAGTTAAGGattcaattaaagaaaattaatgttaataatttggtGAAAACGATTGTTAGTGAAATTAATCCGAAGAAATTgcgtaaagaaattttgttatctagtaaaaatgaaaatgaagtcaattctttaaaaagtaatgagaatagcaataataataatatgaaattgtatcaaaaaatattttctaataatgttaATCCAGTAAAACAGATTGATAGTAACAGGAAATTAAATGAACTGCAAAATCCAAAACCATCGTGTagtagtgataaaaataaaaatgttgatttttcacacagtaaaaataataatgatactagcaatataaaaaagaataaaaagtctgttaatgatattaatttaactgGAAATAATGACTAtagcaaagtaaaaaaacaaaaattggattcatcatcatcatcatcatcttgtCGGAGTAGTAGCGATACAGATTCTGATTGGGATTCATCTACCGAAAGTAGTTCAGATACAGATTCAAACATTAGGAGgacatacaaaatgaaaaatgat gTTAGACACAAAGAATGTGAACGTGATTTAAAacagaaagaagataaaaaagaatataaatgtatgtattgtaaaaaaatgttttataatagaaatggATTTAACCAGCACATTACAGAATGTAAGAGTAGATATACCTATCGTTGCAAATTCTGTACAAAGAAATTTCTTTCTAGGAAACAATTAAGAGACCATTACTGTCCTAAGAGAAGCTCTACgaaccattttatttataaatttaaaaatcctagtTCAAGAATGATGTACACTTACAATAcgttcagtcaaaaatatatttgtaattgttgTAATCAGACATTTAAAATTAGACGTGAATTAGATTTGCATATTAGTAAGCataataaatcgataaaatatacttgtgatatatgtaaaaaattgtacGATTCACTGATTGAATACAATGAGCATAAATTATCGCACAActcagaaaaaagagaaaaaaagaaatataactgtaaaatttgtaaaatgaaattttctcatAGACGTTATTTAATCTTGCATACAAGTTTGGAACACGAAAGTGAAAAAACGTATAAATGTGATAATTGCAAGAAGATGTTCTTATGCCAACGAAAATTAGCAAAACATACAGTTAAAAATCACCCGACCAGCCAcaatgaaagtaatgatgaaaaaattagcGTAGATAAAGAAGAAAGTCACGTTTGTATGTTTTGTAAAAGATCATTTTCAGAAAAACgtgatttaaatattcatatcgGGTTTCATGCCGATGAGAAAAAGTATAACTGTGAACATTGTGATTGTAGTTTTTTCGATGGTAATTATTTGTTATGGCATATTAATTCTGCACATGCAGTTATGTATACTTgtgatatttgtaaaaaaatattttgggataaaaatcattttaattttcacgTGGAACAATATCATGAATCgattttaaagagttaa